Within the Borrelia miyamotoi genome, the region TTGTCCTACCGTTAACCATTTGCTTAAGCCTTGAAAGAGAACCAAAAGGTTCAATCTTTCCTCCCTTTAAATAGTATTGACCTTCAGTAATATAACCTGTATTGTCAGGAACGGGATGAGTAACATCATCCCCAGGCATTGTAGTAACAGCAAGTATAGTGATTGACCCCGCTCCTTCAAAGTCGATAGCTTTCTCATATCGAGATGCAAGCTGAGAATACAAATCACCAGGATAACCTCTATTAGAAGGAACTTGTTCCATAGTAATAGCAATTTCTTTCATAGCATCTGCAAAATTAGTCATATCAGTCAAAAGTACCAAAACCTTTTTCCCTTGCAAAGCAAATTTCTCAGCAACAGCAAGAGAAATATCAGGAACTATTAAAGACTCAACAACAGGATCATTGGCTGTATTTACAAAAAAGATTGTCCTACTTAAAGCCCCATCCTTCTCAAGGGAATCTCTAAATGTCAAATAATCATCATTCTTAAGTCCCATTCCTCCAAGAATAATCAAATCAACTTCTGCCTGAAGAGCTATTCGTACAAGAAGATCATTATAAGGTTCTCCAGATACAGAAAAAATTGGTAATTTTTGCGATTCAACAAGAGTATTGAAAACATCTATCATTGGAATTCCTGTTCTTATCATGTTCCTTGGAACAATACGCTTTGCAGGATTAGCTGATGGACCTCCTATTTCAATTAAATCATCCTCAAGACGCGGACCCCCATCTTTTGGGTTTCCAGCTCCATCAAAGATTCTACCAAGCAAATTTTCAGAAAATGTAATTTGCATCGGATGACCTAAAAACTTAACCTCATCTGAAGTTGAAATACCCATCGTTCCGTTATAAACCTGAAGAGAAACTTTATCCTTATCCAACTTAATAACTTCAGCTAAAGAACTTGTATCTTTTGACTTCACAATAGCAAGTTCTCCATATTTAACACCTTGCGCCACAACAGTTATTACATTTCCAATAATAGATTCTATCTTACTATATACTCTCTTCATTTATGCACCTCTAAAATCCAACTTCTTAGAACGTACTAAATTCTTTAAAGTAATTTCTAATTTACTAAACTTTTCTTCCTTAAAGGGACTAAGATTCATATCCAAAATATTTTGCCTTAATTCATTCATAAAACTTCTTGCTTCCAATTTGTTCTCAAATTTAAAATCTGACTGCAAAATATCATAAAGTATATCAAACATATAATTTTGACGCTCAAGACTTACAGCTGCATCAATACTATCAAATGAATTTTGTTGCAAATAACATGCATCCAAAAGCTCGGCTTTTAAATAAACTAAAAAGTCACCATTACTTATCCCTTCCTCTCCAACAACCTTCATCATCTGATTCACCTCACTCCCCTTTACTAAAAATGATCTTGCATATTCTGTTTTCTCAAAATCAATAACCCCTCTATATTTACTCCAAGATTCAAGTGGATTAATGGCTGGAAATTTTCTAGCATCTGATCTCTCCCTTGTAAGCCCATGAAATGCTCCTACAACCTTTAAAGTTGCTTGAGTTACTGGTTCTTCAAAATTACCTCCAGCAGGACTCACAGACCCACCCACAGTCACAGAACCAATATTACCATTATTTAAAACGACTATGCCAGCCCTTTCATAAAACGATGCAATAACAGACTCAAGATAAGCAGGAAATGCCTCCTCACCCGGTATTTCCTCAAGGCGACCAGACATTTCTCTCATAGCTTGAGCCCATCTTGAAGTCGAATCGGCTAGTAAAAGTATATCAAGACCCATTTGTCTATAATATTCAGCAATAGTAATGGCTGTATAAACGGAAGCTTCACGGGCAGCAACTGGCATAGAAGATGTATTGCAAATAATACATGTCCTTTCTATTAATGACTTACCTGTCTTTGGATCTATAAGTTCAGGAAATTCTTTAAGAGTTTCTACCACTTCACCTGCACGCTCACCACAAGCAGCAATAATTACAATATCAACATTAGCATTACGACTTGTAACTTGCTGAAGCACTGTTTTCCCAGCACCAAAAGGCCCAGGAATACAAAATGTACCACCCTTCGCAACTGGAAAAAACGTATCTATGATTCTTGTTTGAGTTACCATAGGCTCATTAGGAATAAGTCTATCTTTATAATTAGTAATTGGAATTTTAACAGGCCAATGAAAAGACATAGTAATAATATGTCTTTTCCCAGAATCATTCTCAATCACAGCAATTTTATCATCTACAGTATAACTACCATCACTAACGATTTCCAAAATCTTGTAAGAATCTTTTCTATAAAATGGAATCATAATCTGATGATTAATCGTACCCTCAACAACAAACCCAAGATAATCTCCTGCAATCAGGATATCTCCAACTTTAGCAGTTGCAATAAAATTCCATTTTTTAGTTCTGTCAAGCGCACTTAAATACACTCCTCTATCCAAAAAAAAACCACATTGAGCAGCAAGTGCTGGCAACGGATTTTGAAGACCATCGTACACCTGGCTTAAAAGACCAGGACCAAGTTCAACTGTTAAAAGTCTACCTGTAAACTCAATATCATCTCCAACAGCAATTCCTCTAGTCATTTCAAAAACTTGAGCATCAACTTCCCCATCTCTAATACGAATTATTTCAGCTTTTAAACTATGACCATCGGTTTTAATAAAAACAATCTCATTCATGTAAACTGTACCAACTACTTCAATAGTAACCAAATTTCCAATAACCCCTACTACTTTTCCTCTAGTTTCCATTCAAATTTCCTTCAAAAGTTTTATTTATTTCCATGCTTAATTCTTGACAAACGTCATCAAAATTCTTCTCGCCTATCTCCTTTATAAATAGACTTCTTCTTGAAACCAATACCAATTTCAAAAAATAAATTACTAACTGTTCAAAATTAAACTCATTTCCCACTTCAAGATATGTTAAAAATTGCCATTTCAACATATCAAGTCCTAATTCTACCTCAAAAGGATTTTTATTAAGACAAAGGGACTTCAAAATTCCTAAATAATAACTAGAAAAATAAGCTGACTCTAAATAAACATCTCTTGAGCGCCCTAACTTATCAGCTCTAATATATGCAAGCGTATACTTTATTATTTCTTCAAATTCAAGAAACTGATCAATTACCTTTGAATTCCCTCTAGTAAATCTAGATTCTGATAAATTTTTTAAAAAAAGGAAATCTTCCTTTTTTAAAGCAAGCTCAACTCTATCAAAAAAATTTTCTACACTTAACACCTTGCCTATTTTGAAATCAAGATAAGGTAATGATGACATAACATAATAATAAGGACTCAACATACTATATCTCCTGATCCAACTTTATAATTTCTTTAAATCTTGGATTTAAATATTCAAAAAGAATATCAGCAATAGTTTCTGACGTAAAATCATAATATAAATTACCATCTCTTTGCTGAATTTTAAATCCTTTACCTATTGTCTCAAAAGGTTTAATCTCAACTGCACTACCAAGTTTATCTCCTATTCTTGCTCTTAGAATAGACAACAAACTAGAAAAAGCAGATTCATTAATCATTATATCTATAATATTATCGTTCTTGCTCCAAACATCTACAACTCTAATAATAAGTTCTGCCAAAAAATTATCATCATAAACATTAGAAATAGACTCCTTTAAAGCAGTTTTGAACAGAGATTTAATATTCATCTCAGTAGCAATAATCAAATCCCTAACTGCTTGACGAGACGCCTTAAGAGAATGTCTTTTATAT harbors:
- a CDS encoding V-type ATP synthase subunit B, with amino-acid sequence MKRVYSKIESIIGNVITVVAQGVKYGELAIVKSKDTSSLAEVIKLDKDKVSLQVYNGTMGISTSDEVKFLGHPMQITFSENLLGRIFDGAGNPKDGGPRLEDDLIEIGGPSANPAKRIVPRNMIRTGIPMIDVFNTLVESQKLPIFSVSGEPYNDLLVRIALQAEVDLIILGGMGLKNDDYLTFRDSLEKDGALSRTIFFVNTANDPVVESLIVPDISLAVAEKFALQGKKVLVLLTDMTNFADAMKEIAITMEQVPSNRGYPGDLYSQLASRYEKAIDFEGAGSITILAVTTMPGDDVTHPVPDNTGYITEGQYYLKGGKIEPFGSLSRLKQMVNGRTRDDHRTIMDSMIKLYASSREAVEKKAMGFNMTEWDDKLLKYSNMFESKLMDLSVNIPLEEALDLGWEILSNCFEPKETGIKTELIEKYWPGKKD
- a CDS encoding V-type ATP synthase subunit A; protein product: METRGKVVGVIGNLVTIEVVGTVYMNEIVFIKTDGHSLKAEIIRIRDGEVDAQVFEMTRGIAVGDDIEFTGRLLTVELGPGLLSQVYDGLQNPLPALAAQCGFFLDRGVYLSALDRTKKWNFIATAKVGDILIAGDYLGFVVEGTINHQIMIPFYRKDSYKILEIVSDGSYTVDDKIAVIENDSGKRHIITMSFHWPVKIPITNYKDRLIPNEPMVTQTRIIDTFFPVAKGGTFCIPGPFGAGKTVLQQVTSRNANVDIVIIAACGERAGEVVETLKEFPELIDPKTGKSLIERTCIICNTSSMPVAAREASVYTAITIAEYYRQMGLDILLLADSTSRWAQAMREMSGRLEEIPGEEAFPAYLESVIASFYERAGIVVLNNGNIGSVTVGGSVSPAGGNFEEPVTQATLKVVGAFHGLTRERSDARKFPAINPLESWSKYRGVIDFEKTEYARSFLVKGSEVNQMMKVVGEEGISNGDFLVYLKAELLDACYLQQNSFDSIDAAVSLERQNYMFDILYDILQSDFKFENKLEARSFMNELRQNILDMNLSPFKEEKFSKLEITLKNLVRSKKLDFRGA
- a CDS encoding DUF2764 family protein, with the protein product MLSPYYYVMSSLPYLDFKIGKVLSVENFFDRVELALKKEDFLFLKNLSESRFTRGNSKVIDQFLEFEEIIKYTLAYIRADKLGRSRDVYLESAYFSSYYLGILKSLCLNKNPFEVELGLDMLKWQFLTYLEVGNEFNFEQLVIYFLKLVLVSRRSLFIKEIGEKNFDDVCQELSMEINKTFEGNLNGN
- a CDS encoding V-type ATP synthase subunit E, which codes for MQFEVKDLINKIKKDGLEEAEKLANEILFNARKDAEAIILKAQSEAEKLKIQAEKEASEYKRHSLKASRQAVRDLIIATEMNIKSLFKTALKESISNVYDDNFLAELIIRVVDVWSKNDNIIDIMINESAFSSLLSILRARIGDKLGSAVEIKPFETIGKGFKIQQRDGNLYYDFTSETIADILFEYLNPRFKEIIKLDQEI